Proteins encoded in a region of the Cupriavidus pauculus genome:
- the cydB gene encoding cytochrome d ubiquinol oxidase subunit II, with the protein MGIDLPLIWVALIYFGVMMYVVMDGFDLGIGIMFPFVSDRVDRDVMMNTVAPVWDGNETWLVLGGAALFGAFPLAYGVVLSALYVPLMLMLLALIFRGVAFEFRFKASDRTRHLWDKAFIGGSALAGFFQGVALGAYINGIAVNGHDYVGGAFDWFAPFPLFTGLGVVVAYAFLGCTWLIMKTEGRLQGRMIAAATPLTAMMLIFIAITSVWTPLTHPEIAHRWFSLPNVFWFAPVPVLVLAAAFGIIRVLGSRPNASPFLLALLMVFLGYTGLAISVWPNIIPPDVSIWQASSPPQSQGFALVGALFIVPIILTYSSWSYYVFRGKVKAGEGYH; encoded by the coding sequence ATGGGAATCGATCTCCCCCTCATCTGGGTCGCGCTGATCTACTTCGGCGTGATGATGTACGTGGTCATGGATGGCTTCGATCTGGGCATCGGCATCATGTTTCCATTCGTGAGCGACCGTGTGGACCGCGACGTGATGATGAACACCGTCGCGCCGGTCTGGGACGGCAACGAGACGTGGCTCGTGCTGGGCGGCGCGGCGCTGTTCGGCGCGTTTCCGCTCGCGTACGGCGTGGTGCTGAGCGCGCTGTACGTGCCGCTGATGCTCATGCTGCTGGCGCTGATCTTCCGCGGCGTCGCATTCGAATTCCGCTTCAAGGCGAGCGACCGCACGCGCCATCTGTGGGACAAGGCGTTTATCGGCGGCTCCGCGCTGGCGGGCTTCTTCCAGGGCGTGGCGCTGGGCGCGTATATCAACGGCATCGCGGTGAACGGGCATGACTATGTGGGCGGGGCGTTCGACTGGTTCGCGCCGTTTCCGCTGTTCACGGGCCTCGGCGTCGTCGTGGCCTATGCGTTCCTCGGCTGCACGTGGCTGATCATGAAGACCGAAGGCCGCCTGCAGGGCCGCATGATCGCGGCGGCCACGCCGCTGACCGCGATGATGCTGATCTTCATTGCCATCACCAGCGTATGGACGCCGCTCACGCATCCGGAGATCGCGCATCGCTGGTTCTCGCTGCCGAACGTGTTCTGGTTCGCGCCGGTACCCGTGCTCGTGCTCGCCGCCGCGTTCGGCATCATCCGCGTGCTGGGCAGCCGGCCGAATGCGTCGCCGTTCCTGCTCGCGCTGCTGATGGTGTTCCTCGGCTACACGGGGCTGGCCATCAGCGTGTGGCCCAACATCATTCCGCCGGACGTCTCGATCTGGCAGGCTTCGTCGCCGCCGCAGAGCCAGGGCTTCGCGCTCGTGGGCGCGCTGTTCATCGTGCCGATCATCCTCACGTATTCGTCGTGGTCGTACTACGT